In Oligoflexia bacterium, a single genomic region encodes these proteins:
- a CDS encoding DDE-type integrase/transposase/recombinase yields the protein MTLLTKELSKRSFMSESDKNLELATFRFGIISEFVTGLRLDRGEREKLIREKVARHYSIPNSAQTTIAKSTIKKWVTDYKNAGSRLDGLKPKPRKDLGLFKSLDASLQLEIKTIMRDRPELTGIALLTEMQHRKILASNEKINLSVLYRFLKKEKLHRQKTVVDRRSFEASAPNELWQSDVMHGPDVFVDGKTRKAYLIAILDDHSRLIVHAEFFLSESLNDFKSCLKTAIEKRGLPHKLYIDNGSCYRALNLEQITALLGVGIVHTPPYTPQGRGKIERWFRFVRESFLVTCGKEMTLKTLNESLDNWIENYHNRVHSTTNLTPLSRYQSNMKCFRPAPKDLINYFRMIEFRRVKKDRTMRLNGTIFELPIPLIDLQVELRFHRELPDEVEVFYEGRSFGNAVLLDRHVNFKLGRNHKIVLSEKEIKVPTGELFDGGMR from the coding sequence ATGACTCTTTTAACCAAAGAACTCAGCAAAAGGAGCTTTATGAGTGAAAGTGATAAAAATTTGGAGCTTGCAACTTTTAGATTCGGAATTATCTCTGAATTTGTTACAGGGCTGCGCCTAGATCGTGGGGAAAGAGAGAAATTGATTCGAGAGAAGGTAGCTCGGCACTATTCTATTCCCAATTCGGCCCAGACCACGATAGCAAAATCAACGATAAAAAAATGGGTCACTGATTATAAGAACGCTGGTTCCAGGCTAGATGGTTTAAAACCGAAACCAAGAAAAGATCTTGGTCTTTTTAAAAGCCTTGATGCCAGTCTGCAGCTTGAGATTAAAACGATCATGAGAGATAGGCCGGAACTAACTGGGATAGCACTTTTAACGGAAATGCAGCATCGAAAAATTTTAGCTTCTAACGAAAAAATTAATCTTAGTGTACTGTATCGTTTTCTTAAAAAAGAAAAGCTCCATCGACAGAAGACAGTTGTAGATCGGAGATCTTTTGAGGCGAGTGCACCAAACGAATTATGGCAATCAGACGTGATGCACGGACCTGACGTTTTTGTTGATGGAAAAACTAGGAAAGCGTATTTGATTGCGATACTGGATGATCATTCCCGCCTAATTGTTCATGCAGAATTTTTTCTAAGTGAAAGTTTAAATGATTTTAAATCTTGCCTTAAGACAGCGATAGAAAAAAGAGGCCTTCCTCATAAACTGTACATTGATAATGGCTCTTGTTACCGAGCACTTAATCTGGAGCAAATAACGGCTCTTCTTGGTGTTGGAATCGTTCACACGCCACCTTACACCCCTCAAGGTCGGGGCAAGATTGAGAGATGGTTTAGATTTGTCAGGGAAAGTTTTTTAGTTACTTGCGGGAAAGAGATGACGTTGAAAACTCTTAATGAGTCTTTAGACAATTGGATAGAAAACTATCACAACCGAGTTCATTCAACGACTAATTTAACTCCCTTGAGTAGATACCAGTCGAATATGAAATGCTTCCGGCCAGCACCTAAAGATTTGATCAATTATTTTCGTATGATTGAGTTCCGGCGGGTAAAAAAAGACAGAACGATGAGGTTGAACGGAACAATTTTTGAACTGCCAATTCCTCTTATAGATCTTCAGGTAGAACTGCGCTTCCATCGAGAATTGCCCGATGAAGTAGAGGTTTTCTACGAGGGGCGAAGTTTTGGTAATGCTGTTCTGCTCGATCGTCATGTGAACTTTAAACTTGGCAGAAATCATAAAATTGTTTTATCTGAAAAAGAAATAAAAGTTCCTACGGGCGAACTTTTTGATGGAGGTATGAGATGA